In Paraflavitalea devenefica, the following are encoded in one genomic region:
- a CDS encoding FecR family protein, with the protein MTDELMERFFKGECSAEEREWIAHYFREHPAEWDKYLAGQDWEHFTYTGKLQPARSEKMLHTIQRATYRKRAVVRTIKRVAVAAVVVLVIGLGWLYMNTSRKAEQATASEQTAAVTEISYTLQRRMNTTSKPLSMTLQDGSMVTLEPGSVLKFYEPFVKSGRRMVYLEGQAYFSVAKDSTTPFMVNSDGITTTALGTSFTIQAIEQEPVISVRLHTGKVVIKPADSLGRRMKEPVYLKPGHVLVYNKTTMLVTVKAADSKLAKAPGKAMVPNWYMFSNQPLDQVFQQLEELYGVQINYAKDALKDMYFIGRFEKTDSLETIMRDIALLNKLTLTKEGNTYTLTKQRH; encoded by the coding sequence ATGACGGATGAATTAATGGAACGGTTCTTCAAAGGCGAATGCAGCGCGGAAGAAAGGGAATGGATAGCACATTACTTCCGGGAGCATCCGGCTGAATGGGATAAATACCTGGCAGGCCAGGACTGGGAACATTTTACCTATACTGGCAAATTACAGCCGGCACGTTCTGAAAAGATGCTGCATACAATACAACGGGCTACGTACCGCAAACGGGCTGTTGTACGGACGATCAAACGGGTGGCAGTGGCGGCAGTAGTGGTGTTGGTCATTGGATTGGGCTGGCTGTATATGAATACTTCACGCAAAGCCGAACAAGCTACAGCTTCGGAGCAAACGGCTGCTGTTACAGAAATTTCCTATACCCTGCAACGGCGGATGAATACGACCAGTAAGCCTTTGTCAATGACGCTGCAGGATGGTTCTATGGTCACCCTTGAGCCGGGCAGTGTGCTGAAGTTTTATGAACCTTTTGTAAAGAGCGGTCGCCGTATGGTGTACCTCGAAGGGCAGGCATATTTTTCAGTAGCTAAGGACAGCACCACACCTTTTATGGTAAATAGTGACGGCATTACCACTACGGCCCTGGGCACCTCCTTTACCATCCAGGCCATTGAACAGGAGCCTGTCATCAGTGTGCGCCTGCATACCGGCAAGGTGGTGATAAAACCGGCAGACAGCCTGGGGCGCAGGATGAAAGAACCGGTTTACCTGAAACCCGGTCATGTGCTGGTGTATAATAAAACAACCATGCTGGTAACGGTGAAAGCGGCCGACAGCAAATTGGCAAAAGCGCCCGGCAAAGCGATGGTGCCCAATTGGTATATGTTCAGCAACCAACCGCTGGACCAGGTATTCCAGCAACTGGAAGAATTGTATGGTGTGCAGATCAATTATGCCAAAGATGCCCTCAAGGATATGTATTTCATCGGGCGCTTTGAGAAAACAGATTCACTGGAAACCATTATGCGGGATATAGCGCTACTGAATAAGCTGACATTGACGAAAGAAGGAAATACGTATACGCTTACTAAACAGAGACACTAA
- a CDS encoding SusC/RagA family TonB-linked outer membrane protein, translating to MKRRFLTKTTACLLRVWLLIACIPLTTIAQDDKTTGVRGIVKTAKGDALEGVSVIAKNSKNDFSAGTQTDASGVFEFSKLPAGGPYTFTFSIVGYESQTLSGYNMKPDAKVSLVVKMEDLATAMENIVVIGYGTTSRKNLTTAIAKVDPKKIPTAANNSIPELLFGRAAGLQVTQQSAQPGGNISMSIRGKSTPLLVVDGVVYPATALDPDNGSVEIQGVNRGGLAGLNPNDIESVEILKDASAAIYGVAAGNGVMLITTKKGKAGRMNISYDASRSVIKNMPYLEPLNARDYMSYYNQLNKDKYLSDRNMTPFGTVVPNLGGYTPKFTDQQVQEAGVGTDWLGQVLRTGSVDNHVLSIHGGSDKVLYYLSGSYFNQVGTLQGSDLRRYSGRMNLTFDLNKFIKLTASINANRNAYSNPQAGWQTGGSGTQGFNALQAALAYPAYLPVKDGDGKYTQFAFIGNPVSLLDIKDKTKYQGVLSNISMDFNIIPNMLTGKLLYGNNSDYAVREFYIPATVFWGQIYRARASLAEDRRQNQTMEATLAFKKGFGNFLRLDAVAGVGQYMDDYAGFSVEALDILDAINTDDLLQATGPKTVDSYRGADKYRSFFTRTTFDFFDKYVLAFTYRRDGADKFFPEKKYQDFPSASIAWKISNESFLSNIKALNLLKLRASYGTTGDRPGITAYGRYSADAAAVTFNNGTTVYIPYILSAFDNPTLQWPVTKTFDAGVDFSILGDRLSGSVDWFTEDKTRLLSNATTPQLSIVPRTPVNGGRQRRTGFEFSINTTNVQTKDFAWTTMANFTNYRNRWVERFANEPPPQYGTVTDPLDLIFVYQTNGIIQMDETPSAWQPVNARKAGSPRFVDQNGDKELNYKDVISYRGTPAAIIGFGNNFRYKNFDLGVFFYGQFGAYGFDYTTIWGDPVNLLSNTQSGTVRIKQAWSTSNTSGTLPGAAYNETSLGLDAGTDTRLVKRDFLRCRNITLGYTFTQPGVTKIVRNLRVFADVQNAFLITSYEGADPEVQASSIKGGPAPYPMARTFSLGIKANF from the coding sequence ATGAAAAGGCGCTTTTTAACCAAAACTACAGCCTGCCTGTTACGCGTATGGCTGTTGATAGCCTGTATACCCCTTACAACGATTGCGCAGGATGACAAGACCACCGGCGTGCGTGGCATTGTAAAAACGGCCAAGGGCGATGCGCTGGAAGGCGTATCGGTCATTGCCAAAAACAGTAAAAACGATTTCTCTGCCGGCACACAAACAGATGCCAGTGGCGTATTTGAGTTTTCCAAACTACCGGCAGGCGGGCCCTATACCTTCACCTTTTCTATTGTAGGCTATGAAAGTCAGACCTTATCCGGTTATAACATGAAGCCGGATGCGAAAGTATCCCTGGTGGTAAAGATGGAGGACCTGGCTACTGCCATGGAAAACATTGTAGTCATCGGTTATGGAACTACTTCCCGGAAAAACCTTACTACCGCTATTGCGAAAGTGGATCCCAAAAAGATCCCCACAGCCGCCAATAACAGTATTCCTGAATTGTTGTTTGGCCGCGCTGCCGGTTTACAGGTAACGCAGCAAAGCGCTCAGCCCGGAGGTAATATCTCTATGTCTATCCGTGGTAAATCCACGCCTTTGCTGGTGGTAGATGGGGTCGTATATCCTGCTACTGCCCTTGATCCCGACAATGGTTCTGTGGAGATACAGGGCGTAAACCGTGGCGGACTGGCAGGTCTTAATCCCAATGATATTGAGTCTGTCGAAATATTAAAAGATGCCAGCGCCGCCATTTATGGCGTGGCAGCAGGCAATGGTGTAATGTTGATCACTACCAAAAAAGGGAAGGCAGGGCGCATGAACATCAGTTATGATGCCAGCCGTTCTGTTATTAAGAACATGCCTTACCTGGAGCCATTGAATGCCCGCGACTACATGTCGTATTACAACCAGTTGAATAAAGATAAATACCTGTCCGACCGGAATATGACGCCTTTCGGAACAGTGGTGCCCAACCTGGGTGGTTATACACCGAAGTTCACCGACCAGCAGGTACAGGAAGCAGGCGTAGGTACCGACTGGCTGGGCCAGGTATTACGTACAGGCTCGGTGGATAATCATGTACTCAGCATACACGGTGGCTCAGATAAAGTGTTGTACTACCTGTCGGGCAGTTACTTCAACCAGGTAGGTACTTTACAGGGCTCTGATCTCAGGAGATACTCAGGCCGCATGAACCTTACGTTTGATCTTAATAAGTTCATCAAACTCACAGCTTCCATCAATGCCAACAGGAATGCTTATTCCAACCCGCAGGCCGGCTGGCAAACCGGTGGCTCGGGTACCCAGGGTTTCAATGCCCTGCAGGCTGCACTGGCTTACCCGGCCTACCTGCCGGTAAAAGATGGGGATGGTAAATACACCCAGTTTGCCTTTATCGGCAATCCGGTATCCTTACTGGATATCAAAGACAAAACAAAATACCAGGGCGTACTGTCCAATATATCCATGGACTTCAACATTATTCCCAATATGCTTACCGGGAAATTGCTGTATGGCAATAACAGTGATTATGCCGTGCGGGAGTTTTATATACCGGCTACAGTATTCTGGGGACAGATCTACCGGGCGCGTGCTTCACTGGCCGAAGACCGCCGGCAGAATCAAACCATGGAAGCTACCCTTGCTTTCAAAAAAGGGTTTGGTAATTTCCTGCGGCTGGATGCGGTGGCTGGTGTAGGTCAGTATATGGATGACTATGCCGGCTTTAGCGTGGAGGCGTTGGATATCCTTGATGCCATTAATACAGATGACCTGTTACAGGCTACCGGCCCCAAAACAGTTGACTCCTACCGTGGAGCCGATAAATACCGCTCTTTCTTCACGCGTACTACGTTCGACTTTTTTGATAAGTATGTACTGGCATTTACCTACCGGCGTGATGGCGCTGATAAGTTCTTCCCCGAGAAGAAATACCAGGACTTCCCCTCTGCTTCCATTGCCTGGAAAATTTCCAATGAATCATTCCTGTCCAACATAAAAGCCTTGAACCTGCTGAAGCTGCGCGCCAGCTATGGTACTACCGGCGACAGGCCAGGCATTACCGCTTATGGCCGTTACAGTGCCGACGCAGCAGCAGTAACCTTTAATAATGGCACTACCGTATACATTCCTTACATCCTGTCGGCCTTTGATAACCCCACTTTGCAATGGCCGGTAACCAAAACCTTTGATGCCGGTGTTGATTTCAGCATCCTGGGCGATCGTCTATCCGGTAGCGTTGACTGGTTCACAGAAGATAAGACCAGGTTGTTGAGCAATGCTACCACGCCACAATTGTCCATTGTGCCCCGGACACCGGTGAATGGCGGCCGTCAGCGCCGTACCGGGTTTGAATTTTCTATCAACACTACCAATGTCCAAACAAAAGATTTTGCCTGGACTACCATGGCCAACTTTACCAATTACCGCAATCGCTGGGTAGAACGTTTTGCCAATGAACCACCGCCACAATATGGTACGGTTACCGATCCGCTGGACCTCATTTTTGTATACCAGACCAATGGCATTATACAGATGGATGAGACACCTTCGGCCTGGCAACCTGTCAATGCCAGGAAAGCAGGATCACCCCGTTTTGTAGACCAGAATGGTGACAAGGAACTTAATTATAAAGATGTGATCAGTTACCGGGGTACACCTGCCGCCATTATTGGTTTCGGCAACAATTTCCGGTATAAGAATTTCGACCTGGGCGTTTTCTTCTATGGCCAGTTCGGCGCGTATGGATTTGATTATACGACCATCTGGGGCGATCCGGTTAACCTGCTGTCCAATACCCAAAGCGGTACCGTGCGCATTAAGCAGGCCTGGAGCACCAGCAATACCAGTGGTACACTGCCCGGTGCAGCCTACAATGAAACATCACTGGGCCTGGATGCAGGCACTGATACACGCCTTGTTAAAAGGGATTTCCTGCGCTGCCGCAACATTACCCTGGGCTATACTTTCACGCAGCCCGGTGTCACAAAGATTGTCAGGAACCTGCGGGTGTTTGCCGATGTGCAAAATGCTTTCCTCATTACCAGCTATGAAGGCGCTGATCCGGAAGTACAGGCCTCTTCCATCAAAGGAGGGCCTGCGCCTTATCCCATGGCGCGTACTTTCTCCCTGGGTATCAAAGCAAATTTTTAA
- a CDS encoding RagB/SusD family nutrient uptake outer membrane protein produces MKQLCTILFAFAFLLGGCKKNFDPVITGVLSSSNFPKTEAEYELYALATYKPFGAKWGYPDVEYQNMFFSYEYGHLVMFDLPSDIFSVFSEWGGFWEGFSKTDFTFLRSQGKQSHFEKVRYVTRMTQILADLEKADIPEAKKKQLMAEVRMGRGWTMFYLLHLYGSLPVILDPAKINTAAEGDLTRLSREAFVASIEQDLRYAADNLVKAPAEYGRFNQGLALGILLRLYLNEKSWQKAEQAGRELLPLGYSLVTDYASLFTAATEKNNETIWAVSVDPTSTGGNFQGSFNAWAFYSYPDNMKGIKMNGGWGPGVGVFTPTWAFYDSFDPLDKRRQLLIPTYVTKSGQTKDRTNMRGPVLRKYPDNDGPEMQGNDIPVLRYADVLLMLAEAINQNNGPTAEAIGFVNEVRSKHGGMGNLAAADIASKQAFNDAILRERGWDLYFEGVRKMDLIRHGKWQSALTAAGKTPGPGELFPVPQYVIDVSNGKLQQTPGYN; encoded by the coding sequence ATGAAACAGCTCTGCACCATATTGTTTGCTTTCGCTTTCCTCCTTGGCGGATGCAAAAAGAACTTCGATCCGGTGATTACCGGTGTACTGTCGTCTTCCAACTTTCCCAAAACGGAAGCGGAATATGAATTGTATGCACTGGCTACCTATAAACCCTTTGGCGCCAAATGGGGCTACCCCGATGTGGAATACCAGAATATGTTCTTCAGCTATGAATATGGCCACCTGGTAATGTTCGACCTGCCTTCCGACATCTTCAGTGTCTTCTCTGAATGGGGTGGTTTCTGGGAAGGATTCAGCAAAACGGATTTTACCTTCCTGAGAAGTCAGGGCAAGCAAAGCCATTTTGAGAAAGTGCGTTATGTAACGCGCATGACGCAGATACTGGCCGACCTGGAAAAGGCAGACATCCCTGAAGCCAAGAAAAAACAATTGATGGCGGAAGTACGCATGGGGCGTGGCTGGACCATGTTCTACCTGTTGCACCTGTATGGTTCGCTGCCGGTGATACTTGATCCTGCTAAAATTAATACAGCAGCAGAGGGCGACCTTACCCGGCTTTCGCGGGAGGCTTTTGTTGCTTCTATAGAACAGGACCTGCGTTATGCGGCTGATAACCTGGTGAAAGCGCCTGCGGAGTATGGACGATTCAACCAGGGCCTGGCGCTGGGCATTTTATTGCGTTTATACCTGAATGAAAAGAGCTGGCAGAAAGCAGAGCAAGCAGGGCGAGAGCTATTGCCGTTGGGGTATAGCCTGGTAACAGATTATGCCAGCCTGTTTACGGCTGCTACAGAAAAGAACAATGAAACCATCTGGGCGGTGAGCGTAGATCCCACCTCTACCGGTGGTAATTTCCAGGGCAGCTTCAATGCCTGGGCCTTCTATTCATATCCCGACAATATGAAGGGCATCAAAATGAATGGTGGCTGGGGACCAGGCGTTGGGGTGTTTACGCCTACCTGGGCTTTTTATGATTCCTTTGATCCGCTGGATAAAAGAAGACAATTGCTGATACCAACCTATGTGACCAAATCGGGCCAGACAAAAGACCGTACCAATATGCGCGGGCCTGTGCTGCGTAAGTATCCGGATAACGATGGCCCCGAAATGCAAGGCAATGATATTCCTGTATTGCGCTATGCCGATGTACTGCTGATGCTGGCCGAAGCCATCAACCAGAACAACGGACCCACTGCAGAAGCAATAGGCTTTGTGAACGAAGTGCGCAGCAAGCATGGTGGTATGGGCAACCTGGCGGCTGCGGACATTGCTTCCAAACAGGCATTCAATGATGCTATCCTCCGGGAAAGGGGATGGGACCTGTATTTTGAAGGTGTGCGCAAGATGGACCTGATACGGCATGGTAAATGGCAATCGGCCTTAACGGCCGCCGGCAAAACACCCGGTCCCGGTGAACTATTCCCCGTGCCTCAATATGTCATTGATGTAAGCAATGGAAAGCTGCAGCAAACACCGGGGTATAATTAA
- the galA gene encoding beta-galactosidase GalA, translated as MYNKRLTCFLAACCLLTGSLPVLAQSTRKKINFDNDWKFHLGHAADTLKDFNYTTANSLHKSGNTWQTPMDARFNDSNWRSLQLPHDWVVELPFENSLNAHVMSHGYKPVGGLYPQNSIGWYRKKFTLNRTDSGQRFVLQFDGVFRDSRVWVNGIYLGNNFSGYIGMSYDITDYVYFNRPNIVVVRADASQYEGWFYEGAGIYRHAWLQQYNNLHIPEDGIFVHTKEQGSNAAVAAAIKVSNRNYSATDGTVYNYITDREGRLLIQSPEQSFSLPVNGSAVIQQSLLLNNPVLWSVETPYLYRLVTVVKSGGKELDRVTTRFGIRTITFDKDSGLYVNGKNVKVKGVNCHQDHAGVGSALPDYLQYYRIRLLKEMGVNAYRASHNPPTPELLDACDSLGMLVMDETRQLNSGHEYMNQFERMLLRDRNHPSIFMWSIGNEEGWIHTNSIGRRIAQSMLAKQQELDPTRTSTYAADVANVFTGVNEVIPIRGFNYRVPGVDPYHRDHPHQPIIGTEMGSTVTTRGIYVKDSINCYVPDQDITFPWWADRAETWWSQAAERPFWMGGFVWTGFDYRGEPTPYQWPNINSHFGIMDMCGFPKNIYYYYQSWWADKDVLHISPHWNWSGRTPSQKGGAGDTIDVWVNSNAQQVELFLNGKSLGKKEMQPNRHLQWKVLYKPGIVKAIGYRNGKKIQTQVETTDDAWQVVLTPDQTTLTADGKDATVINVTVKDKKGREVPNAGHLIQFAVQGNGAIIGVGNGDPSSHEPDKYLTGQWQRRLFNGKCQLILQAGTAAGDITVEASANGLQKATLTIQSHQ; from the coding sequence ATGTACAATAAACGATTGACTTGTTTCCTGGCCGCCTGTTGCCTGCTGACAGGCAGCCTGCCTGTACTGGCCCAATCAACCCGTAAGAAGATCAACTTTGATAATGACTGGAAGTTTCACCTGGGGCATGCTGCTGATACGCTGAAGGATTTTAATTATACAACTGCCAACTCCCTGCATAAATCAGGCAATACCTGGCAAACACCCATGGACGCGCGGTTCAATGACAGCAACTGGCGTTCCTTACAGTTGCCGCATGATTGGGTAGTGGAGCTGCCTTTTGAAAACTCGCTCAATGCGCATGTCATGTCGCACGGTTATAAGCCGGTAGGCGGGTTATACCCGCAGAACAGCATTGGCTGGTACCGTAAAAAGTTTACGCTCAACAGGACCGATTCCGGACAGCGCTTTGTATTGCAGTTTGACGGCGTATTCCGCGACAGCCGCGTGTGGGTCAATGGTATCTATCTTGGTAATAACTTCAGCGGATATATTGGCATGTCGTATGACATCACTGATTATGTATATTTCAATCGCCCCAATATCGTGGTGGTACGTGCCGATGCTTCCCAGTATGAAGGATGGTTCTATGAGGGCGCCGGTATTTATCGTCATGCATGGCTCCAGCAATACAACAACCTCCACATTCCGGAAGATGGGATATTTGTACATACGAAAGAACAGGGCAGTAATGCTGCGGTAGCTGCTGCCATAAAAGTAAGTAACCGGAATTATTCAGCTACAGATGGAACCGTGTACAACTATATTACAGACCGCGAAGGGCGCCTGTTAATACAATCTCCTGAGCAGTCTTTCTCCCTGCCAGTGAATGGATCGGCTGTTATTCAGCAGTCCCTGCTGCTTAACAACCCTGTTCTCTGGTCGGTGGAAACACCGTATCTCTACAGGCTGGTAACTGTGGTTAAATCAGGTGGTAAAGAGCTTGACCGGGTGACCACCCGCTTTGGCATACGCACCATTACATTTGATAAGGACAGCGGCCTGTACGTGAATGGTAAAAACGTAAAAGTAAAAGGCGTGAACTGCCACCAGGACCATGCAGGCGTAGGCAGTGCATTGCCCGATTACCTGCAATACTACCGCATCCGCCTCCTGAAGGAAATGGGTGTTAATGCTTATCGCGCCAGCCATAACCCACCCACACCGGAATTGCTGGATGCTTGCGACAGTCTGGGCATGCTGGTCATGGATGAAACCCGCCAGCTCAACAGTGGTCATGAATACATGAATCAGTTTGAGCGGATGTTGTTGCGCGACCGCAATCATCCTTCCATCTTTATGTGGTCTATCGGTAATGAAGAAGGATGGATACATACCAACTCCATTGGTCGCCGTATTGCACAATCGATGCTGGCTAAGCAACAGGAACTTGACCCTACCCGCACCAGCACCTATGCGGCTGATGTTGCCAATGTATTTACCGGCGTGAATGAAGTGATCCCTATACGCGGTTTTAATTACCGCGTACCCGGTGTGGACCCCTATCACCGCGATCATCCGCACCAGCCCATTATCGGAACAGAAATGGGCAGCACCGTTACCACCCGCGGTATTTATGTAAAAGATTCCATTAATTGTTATGTGCCGGACCAGGACATCACCTTCCCCTGGTGGGCCGATAGGGCCGAGACCTGGTGGTCGCAGGCTGCAGAACGCCCCTTTTGGATGGGGGGCTTTGTGTGGACAGGGTTTGATTATCGCGGTGAGCCTACGCCCTACCAGTGGCCCAATATCAACTCTCACTTTGGCATCATGGATATGTGCGGCTTTCCCAAGAACATCTATTACTACTATCAGTCCTGGTGGGCCGATAAGGACGTATTGCACATCTCTCCGCATTGGAATTGGTCCGGTAGGACTCCCTCACAGAAAGGTGGCGCAGGCGATACCATTGACGTATGGGTGAACAGTAATGCGCAGCAGGTAGAGCTGTTCCTGAACGGGAAAAGCCTGGGTAAAAAAGAAATGCAGCCTAACCGGCACCTGCAATGGAAAGTATTGTACAAGCCGGGTATTGTAAAGGCCATTGGTTACCGGAACGGAAAGAAAATACAAACGCAGGTGGAAACCACCGATGATGCCTGGCAGGTGGTATTAACACCTGACCAAACTACGCTTACCGCTGACGGGAAAGATGCTACGGTGATCAACGTAACAGTAAAGGATAAGAAGGGGCGCGAAGTGCCCAATGCTGGCCACCTTATTCAGTTTGCTGTGCAAGGCAATGGGGCTATCATTGGCGTGGGCAATGGTGATCCCAGCAGTCATGAACCGGATAAATATCTTACCGGCCAGTGGCAGCGGCGCCTGTTCAATGGTAAATGCCAGTTGATCCTGCAGGCAGGCACTGCTGCAGGAGATATAACAGTAGAGGCCAGTGCCAATGGATTACAGAAAGCTACTCTTACTATACAAAGCCATCAATAA
- a CDS encoding glycoside hydrolase family 5 protein, producing the protein MKKISGILVTALWLLQALSLPAQRTKPVTDQVYVDKNGIMRWQGNHVEVQGFGINYTVPFAHAYRAAKQLNISPEQAIDEDVYHFARLGLDAYRVHVWDTEISDTLGNLLENEHLKLMDYLLMKMKERRMKFLLTPIAYWGNGYPEPDEPTPGFARKYGKGTCLTHPDAIKAQENYLYQFMNHVNSYSGIAYKDDPDIIAFEISNEPHHGGPADSVTLFIKRMIAAIRKSGCKKPVFYNISHSIHFAGAYFKAGIEGGTFQWYPTGLGFRRELEGNLLPNVEKYSIPFAGDPAFKKIAKVVYEFDAADVGRSYIYPAMARSFREAGIQWATHFSYDPTYMAGANTEYNTHYMNLAYAPQKALSLKLASKVFHTIPMYKHFGTYPANTRFDAFKVSYEKDLAEMNAPAAFLYTNNTNTLPVAPDSLEEIAGAGSSPLVQYEGTGAYFLDRLAKGVWRLEVMPDAIWVDDPFGRNSLKKTVAVIHWRNWPMQVKLPGLGSDFTITGINDGNTTQGTASNHTFSVTPGTYLLTQQGIQHSFKSTDRWKNILLKEFVAPPSTIKKTYVLHQPVREVIAGKDHLIQVIIAAPAVPDTVELHVLSGFRPEVIPLQKQQGYTYTATIPGRLVRPGTLKYYMAVKKNGSWTTWPGGSSTYPRDWDFYDTYAYQLSVVTDTVPLYLFNAHTDAEWMSRQWMRSGMVLPTGAPGRSEMIVNVEQLVASDPDYSMRYCFNKNIVGRRGALHDKKQVVIRGRALNNKACIVQVALVTTNGIAWGGLVTLQPQTGDYTIPLAHLQPVKLVSLPRPYPGFLPYYFQSGQNSPFTITAIETLQLSIGPGIPDNERQQKQGVAIESIWLE; encoded by the coding sequence ATGAAAAAAATATCCGGCATTTTAGTAACCGCCCTATGGCTGTTACAGGCCCTGTCATTGCCTGCACAGCGCACCAAACCAGTAACTGATCAGGTATACGTAGATAAGAACGGCATTATGCGCTGGCAGGGTAACCATGTGGAGGTGCAGGGCTTTGGCATTAATTACACCGTGCCTTTTGCCCATGCTTACCGGGCGGCAAAGCAACTGAACATTTCCCCGGAGCAAGCGATTGATGAAGATGTGTATCATTTTGCCCGGCTGGGGCTGGATGCTTACCGGGTGCATGTATGGGATACTGAGATCAGCGATACCCTGGGCAACCTGCTCGAGAATGAACACCTGAAGCTGATGGATTACCTGCTGATGAAAATGAAAGAGCGGCGCATGAAATTCCTGCTCACGCCCATTGCCTACTGGGGTAATGGCTATCCTGAACCAGATGAACCAACGCCGGGCTTTGCCCGTAAATATGGCAAAGGTACCTGCCTTACCCATCCTGATGCCATCAAAGCACAGGAGAATTACCTGTACCAGTTTATGAACCATGTAAACAGCTATAGCGGCATTGCTTACAAAGATGATCCGGATATAATAGCTTTCGAGATCAGCAATGAACCACACCATGGAGGGCCGGCCGATTCCGTTACGCTCTTTATTAAACGAATGATAGCGGCCATCAGGAAGTCAGGATGTAAGAAGCCGGTATTCTATAACATCAGTCACAGCATCCATTTTGCCGGTGCCTATTTCAAAGCCGGTATTGAAGGCGGTACCTTTCAATGGTATCCTACGGGCCTGGGATTTCGCCGGGAGCTGGAGGGCAACCTGCTGCCCAACGTTGAAAAGTATAGTATACCCTTTGCCGGTGATCCTGCGTTTAAGAAAATTGCTAAGGTTGTCTATGAATTTGATGCGGCAGATGTAGGCCGCTCTTATATCTATCCCGCTATGGCGCGTAGCTTCCGCGAAGCGGGTATTCAATGGGCCACTCATTTCTCGTACGATCCCACCTATATGGCGGGGGCCAACACAGAATACAATACGCATTACATGAACCTGGCCTATGCACCGCAAAAGGCCTTGAGTTTGAAACTGGCTTCAAAAGTCTTTCATACCATTCCCATGTATAAGCATTTTGGAACGTATCCGGCCAATACACGTTTTGATGCCTTTAAGGTGAGTTATGAGAAAGACCTGGCCGAAATGAATGCACCTGCTGCTTTCCTGTATACCAACAATACCAATACGCTTCCGGTGGCGCCGGACAGCCTGGAAGAGATAGCAGGAGCGGGCAGTTCACCGCTGGTACAATATGAGGGTACGGGTGCTTATTTCCTGGACCGGCTGGCAAAAGGCGTATGGCGACTGGAAGTAATGCCCGATGCGATTTGGGTAGATGATCCCTTTGGCCGCAATAGCCTGAAGAAGACAGTCGCGGTTATCCATTGGCGCAACTGGCCCATGCAGGTAAAGTTGCCCGGCCTGGGCAGCGATTTTACCATTACAGGTATCAATGATGGCAATACGACGCAAGGAACAGCCAGCAATCATACTTTCTCCGTTACACCAGGCACTTACCTGCTTACACAGCAGGGAATACAACATTCATTTAAAAGCACGGATCGCTGGAAGAATATCCTCTTAAAAGAGTTTGTGGCCCCGCCTTCAACCATAAAGAAAACGTATGTGCTGCATCAGCCGGTCAGGGAAGTAATAGCAGGTAAGGACCATCTTATACAGGTTATCATTGCAGCGCCGGCAGTGCCGGATACCGTGGAACTGCATGTACTATCGGGCTTCCGGCCTGAAGTCATTCCCCTGCAAAAACAACAGGGATATACTTATACCGCTACCATTCCGGGCAGGCTGGTGCGGCCGGGTACCCTGAAATATTATATGGCGGTGAAGAAAAATGGTTCCTGGACCACCTGGCCTGGTGGTTCCTCCACTTATCCGCGTGACTGGGATTTTTATGATACCTATGCCTACCAGTTGTCCGTAGTAACCGATACGGTGCCCCTGTACCTGTTCAATGCCCATACAGATGCCGAATGGATGTCGCGCCAATGGATGCGCAGTGGCATGGTGCTGCCAACCGGTGCACCGGGAAGGTCGGAAATGATCGTAAACGTTGAGCAACTGGTGGCCTCTGATCCCGACTATTCCATGCGGTATTGTTTCAATAAGAATATAGTGGGCAGGAGAGGGGCACTCCATGATAAAAAGCAGGTGGTGATACGTGGAAGGGCGTTGAATAATAAAGCCTGTATTGTGCAGGTAGCATTGGTTACCACAAATGGTATTGCCTGGGGTGGATTGGTGACACTGCAGCCGCAAACGGGAGATTATACGATACCATTGGCCCACTTACAACCGGTAAAGCTGGTGAGTTTACCGCGTCCTTATCCCGGCTTCCTGCCTTATTATTTCCAAAGTGGGCAAAACAGTCCTTTTACCATCACAGCCATCGAAACCTTACAACTATCTATCGGGCCTGGCATTCCTGACAATGAACGGCAGCAAAAGCAGGGAGTAGCCATCGAAAGTATATGGCTGGAGTGA
- a CDS encoding helix-turn-helix domain-containing protein, whose protein sequence is MATQTQKKVNSKMNIRFGEHLKSVREGKGLSLRGLADLCDLDNSNISKIEHGKFDIQLSTIVELAKGLGVHPRELLNYDFE, encoded by the coding sequence ATGGCTACGCAAACACAGAAAAAAGTAAATAGTAAAATGAATATCCGGTTTGGCGAACACCTGAAATCGGTACGCGAGGGCAAGGGCCTCAGCCTGCGGGGCCTGGCTGACTTATGTGACCTGGACAACAGTAATATCTCCAAGATAGAGCATGGGAAGTTTGATATACAACTTTCTACCATTGTAGAACTTGCCAAGGGGCTGGGCGTGCATCCCAGGGAATTGCTGAATTATGATTTTGAGTAG